The Brachyspira sp. SAP_772 genomic interval CTAGATTAATAGATTTTTTGAGAGATGAATTAAAACTTACAGGYACTAAAGAAGGCTGCGGAGAGGGTGAATGCGGTGCTTGTGCTGTTTTGATGAACGGCAAGGTTGTTAATTCTTGTTTAATTCCTATAGCTTTATGCGAGGGAAAAGAAATTTTAACTATAGAAGGTTATACAGAAACAGAGAAAGGAAAAATAGTAACAAAAGCTTTTATTGATGAGGGCGCTGTGCAAT includes:
- a CDS encoding (2Fe-2S)-binding protein; protein product: MAISFTVNNKKINTELNPLTRLIDFLRDELKLTGTKEGCGEGECGACAVLMNGKVVNSCLIPIALCEGKEILTIEGYTETEKGKIVTKAFIDEGAVQCGFCTPGMVMSTEAILNDTKGNPTEEEVRRGLSGNLCRCTGYDHIVNAVLRAS